A region of Piscinibacter gummiphilus DNA encodes the following proteins:
- a CDS encoding response regulator yields MKSTRPFRLLFVEDSDQLRETMAILLEADGREVVTTATAEEALALHTADPFDLVVTDLTLGAMSGVDLARAVLARDPAGWVVLASGYAIDPGLRALGRNVRVLAKPFTSAAIEAVVGEAGGAT; encoded by the coding sequence TTGAAATCCACCCGCCCGTTCCGCCTGCTGTTCGTCGAGGACAGCGACCAGCTCCGCGAGACGATGGCCATCCTCCTGGAGGCCGACGGCCGCGAGGTGGTGACCACGGCGACGGCCGAGGAGGCGCTCGCGCTGCACACGGCCGATCCCTTCGACCTGGTGGTGACCGACCTCACCCTCGGGGCGATGTCCGGCGTAGACCTCGCCCGCGCGGTGCTGGCCCGCGACCCGGCGGGCTGGGTGGTGCTCGCGTCCGGCTACGCGATCGATCCGGGCCTGCGGGCGCTGGGTCGGAACGTGCGGGTGCTCGCCAAGCCGTTCACGTCGGCCGCCATCGAGGCGGTGGTGGGCGAGGCCGGCGGCGCGACGTAG
- the asd gene encoding archaetidylserine decarboxylase (Phosphatidylserine decarboxylase is synthesized as a single chain precursor. Generation of the pyruvoyl active site from a Ser is coupled to cleavage of a Gly-Ser bond between the larger (beta) and smaller (alpha chains). It is an integral membrane protein.): protein MSDRLAVLPQYLLPKQALTALAGRIASTPAGPATTRLIEWFIGKYKVDMSEAANPDPAAYKTFNEFFTRPLKPGLRPLAKADLVCPVDGAVSQHGVIEHDQIFQAKGHRYSTTALVGGDAALAKQFDHGHFATIYLSPRDYHRIHMPCEGRLRRMIYVPGALFSVNPTTARGVPGLFARNERVVCVFESALGPFVLVLVGATIVGSMATVWHGVVNPPRGRDVREWTYQGNDVVLKKGEEMGRFLLGSTVVLLFPNLPLAFNPVWEPQRPVRLGELMANKST from the coding sequence ATGTCCGACCGCCTTGCCGTGTTGCCGCAATACCTGTTGCCGAAGCAGGCACTGACCGCGCTCGCGGGCCGCATCGCCTCGACCCCTGCCGGACCGGCCACCACGCGGTTGATCGAGTGGTTCATCGGCAAGTACAAGGTCGACATGTCCGAAGCGGCCAACCCGGACCCGGCCGCCTACAAGACGTTCAACGAGTTCTTCACCCGGCCGCTGAAGCCCGGCCTGCGCCCCCTCGCGAAGGCCGACCTGGTCTGCCCGGTGGACGGGGCGGTGAGCCAGCACGGGGTCATCGAACACGACCAGATCTTCCAGGCCAAGGGCCACCGCTACTCCACCACCGCGCTGGTGGGCGGTGACGCGGCGCTCGCGAAGCAGTTCGACCACGGCCACTTCGCCACCATCTACCTGAGCCCCCGCGACTACCACCGCATCCACATGCCGTGCGAGGGCCGCCTGCGCCGCATGATCTACGTGCCGGGCGCGCTGTTCTCGGTGAACCCCACCACCGCGCGCGGCGTGCCGGGCCTGTTCGCCCGCAACGAGCGCGTCGTGTGCGTGTTCGAGTCGGCCCTCGGCCCGTTCGTGCTCGTGCTGGTGGGCGCCACCATCGTCGGCAGCATGGCCACGGTGTGGCACGGCGTCGTCAACCCGCCGCGCGGCCGCGACGTGAGGGAATGGACCTACCAGGGCAACGACGTGGTCCTGAAGAAGGGCGAGGAGATGGGCCGGTTCCTGCTCGGCTCCACCGTGGTGCTGCTGTTCCCGAACCTGCCGCTCGCGTTCAACCCGGTGTGGGAACCCCAGCGGCCGGTGCGCCTGGGCGAACTGATGGCGAACAAGTCCACCTGA
- a CDS encoding c-type cytochrome, whose product MTRLGWCAIATAVLAAGGAVAVVFGGVYDVSATKEHVQPVYTVMETTMHASVRRHAAGVAVPPLGDPAQVAKGAACFRDHCVLCHGAPGVPQGAAGQGMQPLPGPLVDGARRWRPAELYWITRHGIKMSGMPAWEFRFDEAELWAVVAFLQQLPSLDAAAYGRLQANAGDCELDRPERRAPAHDRDPREQALMVLRQHACTGCHEIPGAVDSGPQVGPPLAGFGRRSAFAGAVPVTRENLVRWIRSPQSLRPGTAMPDLGVSDEHAGQMADYLLSLE is encoded by the coding sequence ATGACCCGACTCGGATGGTGTGCGATCGCCACCGCGGTGCTCGCCGCGGGCGGCGCCGTGGCCGTGGTGTTCGGCGGTGTCTACGACGTCAGCGCGACGAAGGAGCACGTGCAGCCCGTCTACACGGTGATGGAGACCACGATGCACGCCTCGGTGCGCCGGCACGCGGCGGGTGTCGCCGTGCCGCCGCTCGGCGATCCCGCGCAGGTGGCGAAGGGGGCCGCCTGCTTTCGCGACCACTGCGTGCTGTGCCACGGCGCCCCGGGCGTGCCGCAGGGCGCCGCGGGGCAGGGCATGCAGCCGTTGCCCGGCCCGCTCGTCGACGGCGCCCGGCGGTGGCGCCCGGCCGAGCTGTACTGGATCACCCGCCACGGCATCAAGATGAGCGGCATGCCCGCGTGGGAGTTCCGGTTCGACGAGGCCGAGCTGTGGGCGGTGGTGGCTTTCCTGCAGCAGCTGCCGTCGCTGGACGCGGCCGCGTACGGCCGGTTGCAGGCGAACGCGGGCGACTGCGAACTCGATCGACCGGAGCGCCGGGCACCCGCGCACGACCGCGACCCGCGCGAGCAGGCCCTGATGGTGCTGCGCCAGCACGCGTGCACCGGCTGCCACGAGATCCCCGGCGCGGTGGACTCGGGTCCGCAGGTGGGGCCGCCGCTGGCCGGCTTCGGCCGGCGGTCGGCCTTCGCGGGCGCCGTGCCCGTCACGCGCGAGAACCTCGTGCGGTGGATCCGCTCGCCGCAGTCCCTGCGCCCCGGCACCGCGATGCCCGACCTGGGCGTGAGCGACGAACACGCCGGCCAGATGGCCGACTACCTGCTCAGCCTGGAATGA
- a CDS encoding cbb3-type cytochrome c oxidase subunit I — protein sequence MNTLPRPPDELPALREAWRMPTGWRRLTAVNNTYIGKLYIATAMLFLVLAGVLALLMRAQLALPDGMVMGPATYHQVFTMHGTVMMFLFAVPVVEAIAVFLLPNMLGARDLPFPRLSAYAYWAYAFGGIAFFCTLFFGVAPDGGWFMYPPLTGRAHSPGLNADFWLLGIGFIEISAIAGAIELIVGILMTRAPGMTLARLPVYAWAMLVVGFMIVFAFPAVIAGTMLLELERAFDWPFFIAERGGDPLLWQHLFWFFGHPEVYIIFLPAAGLVSALLPAAVQARLVGRTAVVVSLAATGLISFLLWAHHMFTAGLGGLSMNLVSLASLAVAVPTAVQVFAWIGTIWRGTVRLDTTMLYVLGFLFTFVFGGLTGVMVAILPFDWQVHDTYFIVAHLHYVLIGGVLFPILAALYHWGPLVSGHALGERAGRWSFALVFGGFHLTFFPMHVAGLMGMPRRVATWAPGLGWEWPNLLSSIGSAVLAVGFAVVLVEAVRTFRRPAKVPGNPWHAPTLEWLPTETFGARSTPQVTSAEPLWEQPNLSTEVAAGQHWLPGTVTGGRETLVTTPHRAALSHLVVLPGPSWLPVVAALGTAAFFFLLTVKWLVVAFAFGALAIGATVAWLWETDRAPDEATATVGDGVLVPIGAAGVRSHSWCAMVILLVVDGTVLASMAFAHVHVAMAAPVCPPPGAALPDGMGWSAAGFAASAVAMALGGRGRAMRPLGGVAIAWTLVATGLAAWAFTGLFQQHAAADLDPRATAWGATVAALLGYQGFHLALMALLAAVLVTRVARGLATPRQRATRDNVALLWHGACAQGVVVALLPHATAWAMS from the coding sequence ATGAACACCCTGCCCCGCCCGCCCGACGAACTGCCCGCACTGCGCGAGGCGTGGCGCATGCCCACGGGCTGGCGCCGGCTCACGGCCGTCAACAACACGTACATCGGCAAGCTCTACATCGCGACGGCCATGCTGTTCCTCGTGCTGGCCGGCGTGCTCGCGCTGCTGATGCGCGCGCAACTCGCGTTGCCCGACGGGATGGTGATGGGTCCCGCCACGTACCACCAGGTGTTCACGATGCACGGCACCGTGATGATGTTCCTGTTCGCGGTGCCGGTGGTCGAGGCCATCGCCGTGTTCCTGCTGCCCAACATGCTCGGCGCACGCGACCTGCCCTTCCCGCGCCTGTCGGCCTACGCGTACTGGGCCTACGCGTTCGGCGGCATCGCGTTCTTCTGCACGCTGTTCTTCGGCGTGGCGCCCGACGGCGGCTGGTTCATGTACCCGCCGCTCACGGGCCGCGCGCACTCGCCGGGCCTCAACGCGGACTTCTGGCTGCTGGGCATCGGCTTCATCGAGATCTCGGCCATCGCCGGCGCCATCGAGCTGATCGTGGGCATCCTGATGACCCGCGCGCCGGGCATGACGCTCGCGCGCCTGCCGGTCTACGCGTGGGCGATGCTGGTGGTGGGGTTCATGATCGTGTTCGCGTTCCCCGCCGTCATCGCGGGCACGATGCTGCTCGAGCTGGAGCGGGCGTTCGACTGGCCCTTCTTCATCGCCGAACGCGGCGGCGACCCGCTGCTGTGGCAGCACCTGTTCTGGTTCTTCGGGCACCCGGAGGTCTACATCATCTTCCTGCCCGCGGCCGGCCTCGTGTCGGCGCTGCTGCCGGCGGCCGTGCAGGCGCGGCTGGTGGGCCGCACCGCGGTGGTCGTGTCGCTCGCGGCCACCGGGCTCATCAGCTTCCTGCTGTGGGCGCACCACATGTTCACGGCGGGGCTGGGCGGCCTGTCGATGAACCTCGTCTCGCTCGCGAGCCTGGCCGTGGCCGTGCCCACCGCGGTGCAGGTGTTCGCGTGGATCGGCACGATCTGGCGCGGCACCGTGCGCCTGGACACCACGATGCTCTACGTGCTCGGTTTCCTGTTCACGTTCGTGTTCGGCGGCCTCACCGGCGTGATGGTGGCCATCCTGCCGTTCGACTGGCAGGTGCACGACACGTACTTCATCGTCGCCCACCTGCACTACGTGCTGATCGGCGGCGTGCTGTTCCCGATCCTCGCGGCGCTGTACCACTGGGGGCCGCTCGTGAGCGGCCACGCGCTGGGCGAGCGCGCCGGCCGCTGGTCGTTCGCCCTCGTGTTCGGCGGCTTCCACCTCACCTTCTTCCCGATGCACGTCGCCGGGCTGATGGGCATGCCGCGGCGCGTCGCCACCTGGGCGCCGGGGCTCGGCTGGGAGTGGCCGAACCTGCTCTCGTCCATCGGGTCGGCGGTGCTGGCCGTCGGATTCGCGGTGGTGCTGGTCGAAGCCGTGCGCACGTTCCGCCGGCCGGCGAAGGTGCCCGGCAACCCGTGGCACGCCCCCACGCTCGAATGGCTGCCCACGGAAACCTTCGGCGCCCGCAGCACACCGCAGGTCACGTCCGCCGAACCGCTGTGGGAGCAGCCGAACCTGTCCACCGAGGTCGCGGCCGGACAGCACTGGCTGCCCGGCACGGTCACCGGCGGGCGCGAGACGCTGGTCACCACGCCGCACCGGGCGGCGCTGTCGCACCTGGTCGTGCTGCCGGGCCCGAGCTGGCTGCCGGTGGTGGCCGCCCTCGGCACAGCGGCGTTCTTCTTCCTGCTGACGGTGAAGTGGCTCGTGGTGGCGTTCGCGTTCGGGGCGCTGGCGATCGGCGCGACGGTGGCGTGGCTCTGGGAGACCGACCGCGCCCCTGACGAGGCCACCGCGACGGTGGGCGACGGCGTCTTGGTGCCGATCGGCGCGGCCGGGGTCCGGTCCCACTCGTGGTGTGCGATGGTGATCCTGCTCGTGGTGGACGGCACCGTGCTCGCCTCGATGGCGTTCGCCCACGTGCACGTCGCGATGGCCGCGCCGGTGTGCCCGCCGCCGGGCGCCGCGCTGCCGGACGGCATGGGGTGGTCCGCAGCCGGTTTCGCCGCGAGTGCCGTGGCGATGGCCCTCGGCGGCCGGGGCCGGGCCATGCGGCCGCTGGGGGGCGTGGCGATCGCCTGGACCCTCGTGGCCACGGGCCTGGCGGCCTGGGCCTTCACCGGCCTGTTCCAGCAGCACGCCGCGGCGGACCTCGACCCGCGCGCCACCGCCTGGGGCGCGACCGTGGCCGCGCTGCTGGGCTACCAGGGCTTCCACCTCGCGCTCATGGCGCTCCTCGCGGCGGTGCTGGTCACCCGCGTCGCCCGGGGCCTCGCGACACCCCGCCAGAGGGCCACGCGCGACAACGTCGCGCTGCTGTGGCATGGCGCGTGCGCCCAGGGCGTGGTGGTGGCGCTGCTGCCCCACGCCACGGCGTGGGCGATGTCGTGA
- a CDS encoding SDR family NAD(P)-dependent oxidoreductase — translation MKIDLTDKTAIVTGSTAGIGLAIARGLASCGATVVVNGRSSDAVAKAVAAIANDVAGARVRGVPADLGTAEGCAALVKAEPAADILVNNVGIYGPKDFFEITDEDWDRFYEVNVMSGVRLSRAYAPGMAERRWGRVVFMSSESGLNIPVDMVHYGFTKTANLSVSRGLAKRMAGTGVTVNAVLPGPTMSDGVVGMLKPGADQAGKTVDEAGAAFVRKMRPTSIIQRVATPEEVANLVVYVCSPLASATTGAALRVDGGIVDTLA, via the coding sequence ATGAAGATCGACCTGACCGACAAGACCGCCATCGTCACCGGCTCCACCGCCGGCATCGGCCTCGCCATCGCACGGGGGCTCGCCTCCTGCGGCGCCACCGTGGTGGTGAACGGCCGTTCGTCGGATGCCGTCGCGAAGGCCGTCGCGGCCATCGCCAACGATGTCGCCGGCGCCCGCGTGCGCGGCGTGCCGGCCGACCTCGGCACCGCGGAGGGCTGCGCGGCGCTCGTGAAGGCGGAACCCGCCGCGGACATCCTCGTCAACAACGTCGGCATCTACGGACCGAAGGACTTCTTCGAGATCACCGACGAGGACTGGGACCGCTTCTACGAGGTCAACGTGATGTCGGGCGTGCGCCTCTCGCGGGCCTACGCCCCCGGCATGGCCGAGCGCCGCTGGGGCCGCGTGGTGTTCATGTCGTCCGAGTCGGGGCTCAACATCCCGGTGGACATGGTGCACTACGGCTTCACGAAGACGGCGAACCTGTCGGTCTCGCGCGGCCTGGCCAAGCGCATGGCCGGCACGGGTGTCACCGTCAACGCGGTGCTGCCGGGGCCCACGATGTCCGACGGCGTCGTCGGCATGCTCAAGCCCGGGGCCGACCAGGCGGGCAAGACCGTCGACGAGGCCGGTGCCGCATTCGTGCGGAAGATGCGGCCCACCTCCATCATCCAGCGGGTGGCCACGCCGGAGGAGGTGGCGAACCTCGTCGTGTACGTCTGCTCGCCCCTGGCGTCGGCGACGACCGGCGCGGCCCTGCGCGTCGACGGCGGCATCGTCGACACCCTCGCATGA
- a CDS encoding hybrid sensor histidine kinase/response regulator encodes MTARDRSSRRWPDAGGDVAALMRADGWESTALGPPERWPANLKSVIGLMLPAHVQIVLFWGPQYVAFYNDVYAPTIGNKHPRALGRPAIESWTELWDDLEPLLAKVRTTGETVSAADRPFRIERHGFLEEVYFDISYSAVSGDDGGVAGVLCIVNETTGRVVASRERDRAEATLRANQDELARVNTSLEERVARRTRDLDRVWRLATDLMMISRLDGTIQAINPAWLAQLGWQPADLVGQPYIDLVHPDDRARSLEEAARLGAGLATRHFENRWRHRDGTYRTVAWTAVPEAGFVHAVGRDITAESAAAEALREAEAQLRQSQKMEAVGQLTGGIAHDFNNLLQGISGSLEVVRKRIAQGRPGEIERHVDAALGATQKAASLTHRLLAFSRRQPLDPKPVRPNPLVGSMEDLLRRTLGEHIALEMVLAEGVWTTLCDPNQLENALLNLAINARDAMPGGGTLEIETRNLHREAGHPAGPGEYVCISVTDTGIGMPPDVAARAFEPFFTTKPIGQGTGLGLSMIYGFALQSEGFCHIDTAVGRGTTVTLALPRHHGTDTGEDEAADDPACHAERGEAVLVVEDDPVVRSLIVDVLGEHGYRVSTAADGPEGLARVQAPGPIDLLLTDIGLPGLDGRRLADAARAARPGLKVLFMTGYASEAAAAHGFLEAGMGIVTKPFTMDGLVARVSDLLAAGRH; translated from the coding sequence GCCGGCCCACGTGCAGATCGTGCTGTTCTGGGGGCCGCAGTACGTGGCCTTCTACAACGACGTCTACGCCCCCACCATCGGCAACAAGCACCCGCGCGCGCTCGGCCGCCCGGCCATCGAGTCGTGGACCGAGCTGTGGGACGACCTGGAACCCCTGCTCGCGAAGGTGCGCACCACCGGCGAGACCGTGTCGGCCGCCGACCGCCCCTTCCGCATCGAGCGGCACGGGTTCCTCGAAGAGGTGTATTTCGACATCTCCTACTCGGCCGTGTCCGGCGACGACGGGGGCGTCGCCGGCGTGCTGTGCATCGTCAACGAAACCACCGGCCGGGTGGTCGCATCGCGCGAACGCGATCGGGCGGAAGCCACGCTGCGCGCGAACCAGGACGAACTCGCGCGGGTCAACACGTCGCTCGAGGAACGCGTGGCGCGCCGCACGCGCGACCTCGACCGGGTCTGGCGCCTGGCCACCGACCTGATGATGATCTCCCGGCTCGACGGCACGATCCAGGCGATCAACCCCGCGTGGCTCGCGCAGCTCGGCTGGCAGCCGGCCGACCTGGTCGGCCAGCCCTACATCGACCTCGTCCACCCCGACGACCGCGCGCGGTCGCTCGAGGAAGCCGCCCGCCTGGGTGCGGGCCTGGCCACGCGGCACTTCGAAAACCGCTGGCGCCACCGCGACGGCACGTATCGCACCGTGGCGTGGACCGCCGTGCCCGAGGCCGGCTTCGTGCACGCCGTGGGCCGCGACATCACCGCCGAAAGCGCCGCGGCCGAGGCGCTGCGCGAGGCCGAGGCGCAGTTGCGGCAGAGCCAGAAGATGGAGGCCGTGGGCCAGCTGACCGGGGGCATCGCCCACGACTTCAACAACCTGCTCCAGGGCATCTCGGGTTCGCTCGAGGTGGTGCGCAAGCGCATCGCGCAGGGCCGCCCCGGCGAGATCGAACGGCACGTGGACGCCGCGCTCGGCGCCACGCAGAAGGCGGCGTCGCTCACCCACCGCCTGCTCGCGTTCTCGCGCCGCCAGCCGCTCGACCCGAAACCCGTGCGCCCGAACCCGCTGGTGGGTTCGATGGAGGACCTGCTGCGGCGCACGCTCGGCGAACACATCGCGCTCGAGATGGTGCTGGCCGAGGGGGTGTGGACCACGCTGTGCGACCCGAACCAGCTCGAGAACGCGCTGCTGAACCTCGCGATCAACGCGCGCGACGCGATGCCCGGCGGCGGCACCCTCGAGATCGAGACCCGCAACCTCCACCGCGAGGCCGGCCACCCCGCCGGGCCCGGCGAGTACGTCTGCATCTCGGTGACCGACACCGGCATCGGCATGCCGCCCGACGTGGCCGCGCGCGCCTTCGAACCGTTCTTCACCACGAAGCCGATCGGCCAGGGCACCGGTCTCGGGCTGTCGATGATCTACGGCTTCGCGCTGCAGTCCGAAGGCTTCTGCCACATCGACACCGCCGTGGGCCGCGGCACCACGGTCACGCTGGCACTGCCCCGCCACCACGGGACGGACACGGGCGAGGACGAGGCGGCCGACGACCCCGCCTGCCACGCGGAGCGCGGAGAGGCGGTGCTCGTCGTGGAGGACGACCCCGTCGTGCGGTCGCTGATCGTCGACGTGCTCGGCGAACACGGCTACCGCGTGTCGACCGCGGCCGACGGGCCCGAAGGCCTGGCCCGCGTGCAGGCGCCCGGCCCCATCGACCTGCTGCTCACCGACATCGGCCTGCCCGGCCTCGACGGCCGCCGGCTGGCCGACGCCGCCCGCGCGGCCCGACCGGGCCTCAAGGTGCTGTTCATGACCGGCTACGCCAGCGAGGCGGCCGCCGCGCACGGTTTCCTGGAGGCCGGCATGGGCATCGTGACGAAGCCGTTCACGATGGACGGCCTGGTGGCGCGGGTGAGCGACCTGCTCGCCGCGGGGCGGCACTGA
- a CDS encoding metallophosphoesterase has translation MGRMSRLFLFGLSALLHLYLGLRLGPHLPAGHAAFGVVLAVSAALMPLGLLATRWRSRRFADATAWAGLLAMGLFSSVFVLTLARDVLLLAAWPFGGWAPAWVSGSAVGVLVLGALVTAAGFLNARRTAAVVRVDVPIAGLPAALDGFTIAQITDIHVGPTIKARYVQAIVDRVNGLSPDMVAVTGDLVDGTVPDLRDHVAPLGRLVSRHGTYVVTGNHEYYAGAHAWIDELRRLQLNVLMNEHVVLRHGGGELVVAGVADWSAHHFDPTHRSDPVRAMAGAPPDAGARVLLAHQPRTAALAVDAGYDLQLSGHTHGGQFFPWNFFVPLQQPFTAGLHKLKDLWVYTSRGTGYWGPPKRFGAPSEITCLRLVAA, from the coding sequence ATGGGACGGATGTCCCGCCTGTTCCTGTTCGGCCTGTCGGCCCTGCTGCACCTGTACCTCGGCCTGCGCCTGGGGCCCCACCTGCCCGCCGGGCACGCCGCCTTCGGCGTGGTGCTGGCCGTGTCGGCCGCGCTGATGCCGCTCGGCCTGCTGGCCACGCGCTGGCGGTCGCGCCGGTTCGCCGACGCCACGGCCTGGGCCGGGCTGCTGGCGATGGGCCTGTTCTCGTCCGTCTTCGTGCTCACGCTCGCGCGCGACGTGCTGCTGCTGGCGGCCTGGCCGTTCGGCGGCTGGGCGCCGGCCTGGGTCTCGGGATCGGCCGTGGGCGTGCTCGTGCTGGGCGCGCTGGTCACCGCCGCCGGGTTCCTGAACGCCCGGCGCACCGCCGCGGTGGTGCGGGTGGACGTGCCCATCGCCGGCCTGCCGGCCGCGCTCGACGGGTTCACCATCGCCCAGATCACCGACATCCACGTCGGGCCCACCATCAAGGCGCGCTACGTGCAGGCCATCGTCGACCGGGTCAACGGCCTGTCGCCCGACATGGTGGCCGTGACCGGCGACCTCGTGGACGGCACGGTGCCGGATTTGCGCGACCACGTCGCCCCGCTCGGGCGGCTGGTGTCGCGCCACGGCACCTATGTCGTGACCGGCAACCACGAGTACTACGCCGGGGCCCACGCGTGGATCGACGAGCTGCGCCGGTTGCAGCTCAACGTGCTGATGAACGAACACGTGGTGCTTCGCCACGGCGGCGGCGAGCTGGTCGTGGCGGGCGTGGCGGACTGGTCGGCCCACCACTTCGATCCGACCCACCGCAGCGACCCGGTGCGGGCGATGGCCGGGGCCCCGCCGGACGCGGGCGCGCGCGTGCTGCTCGCCCACCAGCCGCGCACCGCGGCGCTGGCCGTGGACGCAGGCTACGACCTGCAGCTGTCGGGCCACACCCACGGCGGCCAGTTCTTTCCGTGGAACTTCTTCGTGCCGTTGCAGCAGCCGTTCACGGCCGGGCTGCACAAGCTGAAGGACCTGTGGGTCTACACGAGCCGGGGCACCGGCTACTGGGGGCCGCCAAAGCGCTTCGGCGCGCCGTCCGAGATCACCTGCCTGCGGCTCGTGGCCGCCTGA
- the coxB gene encoding cytochrome c oxidase subunit II, whose protein sequence is MNPASTEADVLAEVAWVLMVGGFAVLAATMGVLALALRRGRRPVPPRWWIVGGAVGPATLLAALAVWSQLRTAGLDAPPPPGALVVAVTGRSWWWHVQYREVGVVTANELRLPAGRPVHLALMSDDVIHSLWVPALGGKMDLVPGRINRLVMTPRTPGTYRGACAEFCGEQHAKMALHVVVLPPAEFDRWLAAQAAPAGPPRTDEARRGQQRFTDLGCAQCHAVRGHADGADAGPDLTHVASRLHLGAGTVKNDGGALADWIVRVQQLKPGARMPAGHHLPAGDLAALGAYLAERE, encoded by the coding sequence ATGAACCCGGCCTCGACCGAAGCCGATGTGCTGGCCGAGGTGGCCTGGGTGCTGATGGTCGGCGGCTTCGCCGTGCTCGCCGCCACGATGGGCGTGCTGGCCCTCGCGCTGCGGCGGGGCCGGCGACCCGTGCCACCGCGGTGGTGGATCGTCGGCGGGGCGGTGGGGCCCGCCACGCTGCTCGCCGCGCTCGCCGTCTGGAGCCAGCTGCGCACGGCCGGGCTGGACGCGCCCCCACCGCCCGGCGCGCTGGTCGTCGCGGTCACCGGCCGGTCGTGGTGGTGGCATGTGCAGTACCGCGAGGTCGGGGTGGTCACCGCCAACGAACTCCGCCTGCCCGCGGGCCGCCCGGTGCACCTCGCACTGATGAGCGACGACGTGATCCACAGCCTCTGGGTGCCCGCGCTCGGCGGCAAGATGGACCTCGTGCCGGGCCGCATCAACCGCCTCGTGATGACCCCGCGCACGCCCGGGACGTACCGCGGGGCGTGTGCCGAGTTCTGCGGCGAGCAGCACGCGAAGATGGCGTTGCACGTCGTCGTGCTGCCGCCGGCCGAGTTCGACCGCTGGCTCGCGGCCCAGGCCGCGCCGGCCGGCCCGCCGCGCACCGACGAGGCACGCCGCGGCCAGCAGCGCTTCACCGACCTCGGCTGCGCGCAATGCCACGCCGTGCGCGGCCACGCCGATGGCGCCGACGCCGGCCCCGACCTCACCCACGTGGCGAGCCGCCTGCACCTGGGCGCGGGCACGGTGAAGAACGACGGCGGCGCACTCGCCGACTGGATCGTGCGCGTGCAGCAGCTCAAGCCGGGCGCCCGCATGCCGGCGGGTCACCACCTGCCGGCCGGCGACCTCGCGGCGCTGGGCGCGTATCTGGCGGAGCGCGAATGA
- a CDS encoding MOSC domain-containing protein, producing the protein MTDEPDGLRTLTARFPRPGRVDTILLRPGRREPMKAVNEATALVLRGLDGDRSAVRVAATGKRHVTLVQAEHLAVVASLLGIGAVDPALLRRNVVVSGLNLLAAKALFKDTPLQLALGDSVRLEVTGPCEPCSRMEETFGPGGYNAMRGHGGITARVVAGGVFRVGDPVTVIPG; encoded by the coding sequence ATGACGGACGAACCCGACGGCCTGCGCACGCTGACCGCGCGGTTCCCGCGGCCGGGCCGGGTCGACACGATCCTGCTGCGGCCCGGCCGGCGCGAGCCGATGAAGGCGGTGAACGAAGCCACGGCCCTCGTGCTGCGCGGGCTGGACGGCGACCGCTCAGCGGTGCGCGTCGCGGCCACGGGCAAGCGCCACGTGACGCTGGTCCAGGCCGAACACCTGGCCGTGGTGGCCTCGCTGCTGGGAATCGGCGCGGTGGACCCCGCGCTGCTGCGCCGCAACGTCGTGGTCTCGGGGCTCAACCTGCTGGCCGCGAAGGCCCTCTTCAAGGACACGCCGCTGCAGCTCGCCCTCGGTGACTCGGTGCGGCTGGAAGTCACCGGCCCGTGCGAACCGTGTTCGCGCATGGAGGAGACCTTCGGCCCCGGTGGCTACAACGCGATGCGCGGCCACGGCGGCATCACCGCCCGGGTGGTGGCCGGCGGCGTGTTCCGCGTGGGTGATCCGGTGACGGTCATTCCAGGCTGA
- a CDS encoding c-type cytochrome gives MTGPASSSVLLCGMLLLAGCDRSSTGADAARGQALLAQYQCGRCHVIPDVPAATGTSAPALTAWGRRSYIAGQLQNEPQNLQRWLRSPRSVVPGAAMPDLGVSEADARDMAAHLMGLR, from the coding sequence ATGACCGGTCCCGCTTCGTCCTCGGTGCTGCTGTGCGGCATGCTGCTGCTGGCCGGGTGCGATCGTTCGTCCACCGGCGCCGACGCGGCCCGCGGCCAGGCGTTGCTGGCGCAATACCAGTGCGGCCGCTGCCACGTGATCCCGGACGTGCCCGCGGCCACGGGCACGTCGGCCCCCGCGCTCACGGCGTGGGGACGGCGCAGCTACATTGCCGGGCAACTGCAAAACGAACCGCAAAACTTGCAGCGGTGGCTGCGGTCGCCGCGGTCCGTGGTGCCCGGTGCGGCCATGCCCGACCTCGGCGTCTCCGAGGCCGACGCCCGCGACATGGCCGCCCACCTGATGGGCCTGCGATGA